One Phaseolus vulgaris cultivar G19833 chromosome 4, P. vulgaris v2.0, whole genome shotgun sequence DNA window includes the following coding sequences:
- the LOC137838386 gene encoding secreted RxLR effector protein 161-like, translated as MESCKEASTRMPSSCYMDADVARKRVDQTKYRGLIGSLLYLTASRPDIMFVVCLCARYQANPKESHLKAAKRILKYLKGTTNVGQWYPSYSHIHLIGYSDSDFAWCKLDQKSTSGTCHHLGSSLILWHSKKQACVALSTTKAKYIAAGSCCAKILWLKQQLADFGLKISKVPLLCDNTSAINLTKNQIQHSRTKHIEIRHHFIRDHVNNGDCEMKFIETKLQHADIFTKPLPKDRFFFLRNELDILDSQNLS; from the coding sequence atggaaagttgcaAAGAAGCTAGCACACGTATGCCttcaagctgctacatggatgctgATGTTGCTAGAAAAAGGGttgatcaaacaaaatatagaggtttaattggttctttactctatctcacagcaagtagaccggatatcatgtttgtcgtgtgtctttgtgcaaggtatcaagcaaatccaaaggaatctcaTCTCAAGGCTGCAAAAAGAATCCTCAAgtatctcaaaggaacaaccaATGTTGGTCAATGGTATCCTTCTTACTCTCATATACACTTAATTGgatattcagattctgattttgcatgGTGTAAGCTGGACCAAAAAAGCACCAGTGGCACTTGTCATCATCTTGGATCAAGTCTTATTTTGTGGCATAGtaagaaacaagcttgtgtagctctttccactacAAAAGCTAAATATAttgctgctggaagttgttgtgcaaAAATTCTTTGGCTTAAACAACAGCTGGCAGATTTTGGTTTGAAGATCAGTAAGGTTCCTTTGCTTTGTGACAAtacaagtgctataaatctcaccaaaaatcagattcagcactcaagaacaaagcacattgagattcgtcatcacttcataagagatcatgtgaacaatggagattgtgagatgaaattcattgaaacaaaACTGCAACATGCTGATATATTCACAAAACCTTTGCCAAAAGAcaggtttttctttttaagaaatgagttagacattcttgactctcaaaatctctcttaa